The following coding sequences are from one Paenibacillus tundrae window:
- a CDS encoding bifunctional glycosyltransferase family 2/GtrA family protein, translating to MTVLIPAYEPDVRLLNLILQLQTFGLGSIVIVDDGSGPAYRGIFETAEAYGCTVLTHIVNLGKGQALKTGFQHIQESNTTGYVVCADSDGQHLPHDIKRIFDVLQEQRTPGIVLGSRQFSGRIPLRSRFGNTVTRSVFALTTGTKVYDTQTGLRGFPYSMLGWLLQIPGERFEYEMNMLLAAHQEGYVITEEYIDTVYLDHNRSSHFRPLVDSLRIYLPILKFSTSSVVSALIDFALLFIIQYFTHHLFLAVVTARLCSSIFNYTVNRKYVFTGGQPSKVRQSFPKYFALVILVLLLNYGLLYFYNETLILPLIAAKLLTEASIFLFSYWAQRRFVYS from the coding sequence TCCTGCATATGAACCGGATGTTCGTTTACTGAATCTCATTTTGCAATTACAGACATTTGGTCTTGGCTCCATTGTAATCGTGGATGATGGTAGCGGGCCAGCGTACCGAGGAATATTTGAAACGGCCGAAGCATATGGATGCACCGTGCTCACACATATCGTTAATTTGGGGAAAGGACAGGCACTGAAGACGGGATTCCAACACATTCAGGAGAGCAACACGACAGGCTATGTCGTCTGTGCCGATAGTGATGGACAGCATCTCCCGCATGATATTAAACGAATATTCGATGTGTTGCAGGAGCAACGGACACCGGGCATCGTACTTGGCAGCCGTCAGTTCAGTGGAAGAATTCCGCTGCGCAGTCGATTTGGGAATACAGTCACCCGAAGTGTTTTTGCTCTTACGACAGGAACCAAAGTATATGATACTCAGACAGGGCTACGTGGATTCCCTTATTCCATGCTGGGCTGGTTACTCCAGATTCCTGGGGAACGATTCGAATATGAGATGAACATGCTGCTGGCTGCGCACCAAGAAGGATATGTGATCACGGAGGAGTATATTGATACGGTATACCTGGATCATAATCGTTCGTCTCATTTCCGTCCATTGGTGGATTCTTTACGAATCTATCTACCGATCCTAAAGTTCAGCACATCTTCGGTGGTATCCGCGCTTATCGATTTTGCGCTATTATTCATTATTCAATATTTCACACATCATCTATTTCTGGCCGTGGTTACCGCTAGATTGTGCAGTTCAATCTTCAACTATACAGTTAACCGGAAGTATGTGTTCACAGGTGGGCAACCGTCCAAGGTTCGCCAATCGTTTCCCAAATATTTTGCACTGGTCATTCTCGTACTACTATTAAATTATGGTCTGCTGTACTTCTATAACGAAACGTTAATTCTTCCGCTCATTGCGGCAAAATTGTTGACTGAGGCGTCAATCTTCCTATTCAG